The region GTGACATGATTGAGTCAGCGACCTGCACGGCGGAGATTCATTCTTCGATCCTCGAATTTCCGGAGGGTTACGAAACCCTGATCGGCGAAAAAGGCGTCACGCTCTCGGGCGGACAACGGCAGCGCGTGGCCATCGCAAGAGCACTCGTCGAGGATGCACCGGTGTTGGTGTTCGATGATTCGCTCTCGGCGGTAGACGTCGAGACCGACAGCAAAATCCGTTCCGCACTCAAACGCCGCACCAAGGACACGACGACCATCATCATCTCGCACCGCATCTCGACATTGATGGACGCCGATCAGATCATGGTGCTTTCGGAAGGCAAGATTTCAGAGATGGGCACGCATACGGAATTGCTCAAATTAAACGGTATTTACAGCTCCATCTTCAACATCCAGAGCATGTTTGAGGAGGAGATGGAAACGGAGGTGGGCGCAAATGGCGTCTGAAATCAACCAGAATAATTTCGACGAATACGCCCTCAGCAATAAATTCGAATTCAAAGAATGGAAACGCATGCTTGTTTTCCTCGGCAATCACAAGCGTTACCTGATTCCGCTGCTGATCTGCACCATGATCACAGCTTGTGTTGACGCGTTGATCCCGTATTTTTCACGGTATGCGTTCAATAACTTCGTCGGCGGAAACACCACGCAGGGTATCCAGTGGTTCATTCTGCTGTATGCAATCGCAATCTTGATTCAGGTTACGGGTACAATCATTTTCATCCGCAACTCGATGAACCTGGATCTGCGGGTCGGTAAGGATCTGCGTAATGCCTGCTTTGAAAAACTGCAGCGCCAGTCGCTTTCTTACTTCAATGTCACACCGGTCGGCTATCTGCTGTCGCGTGTACTCAATGACACGTTCAGTCTGGGCGGTATGCTCGCTTGGGGCCTTGCGGACACGGTCTGGACGGTTTCCTATTTGATCTTCTGTTCGGTATCCATGTTCATTCTGAACTGGAAATTGGCGCTGTTGGTCATGGTGGTGTTGGTGGGCGCACTGGTCATCTGCCAGCTGATGGAGAAAAACATCCTCAGGCTGAACCGGGAGGTACGCAGAACCAACGCAAAACTGACTGCCTCGTTCAACGAGGACATCACCGGTGCAAAGACCATCAAGACACTTGCCGTCGAGGACAGTGTCTGCCATTCGTTTGATAAGATCAACGTTGAAATGCGCACCAAATCGCTGCGGGCAAGACGCCTGCGTTCGGTCTTCCAGCCGATCATACTGGTGCTTGGCACCATGATTCTGGCAGTGGTTATCTCGTCGGGCAGCGGTTTTGCCGGTGATCCCGAGGGTCTCGGCACGCTGGCGGTGTTCATCGCCTATGCGCTTTCGATCATTGATCCGATCTCGAACATCACCGACTTCGCGGTCGACCTGATTGCGTTGCAAGTCAATGTCGAGCGCATCAACCGCCTGATCGACGCCGAGCCGTTGGTTAAGGACAGACCGGAGATCGTGGAGAAATACGGCGACATCTTCGAGCCGAAACGCGAGAACTGGGAGCCGATCAAGGGCGATATCGAGTTTGACGATGTCACTTTCCGGTACCCGGACGGCAACGTTGATGTGTTGTCGCACTTCAATCTCAAGATCAAGTCCGGCAGCTGCATCGCCATCGTCGGCGAGACCGGCGTGGGTAAATCGACTCTCGTCAATTTGGCCTGTCGGTTCTTTGAGCCGACCGAGGGTCAAGTACTCATCGACGGTGTGGATTACCGCGAACGCTCGATCAACTGGCTGCATTCGTCCATCGGCTATGTGCTGCAGCAGCCGCATCTGTTCTCGGGTACGATCAAGGAAAACATCCGTTACGGCAACCCCGACGCCACCGATGAGGAAATCATCGAAGCCGCCAAGGTCGCCTGTGCGCATGAGTTTATTTCAAAACTCAAGGACGGTTACGATTCCAACGTCGGTGAGGGCGGCGATTTGCTCTCGACCGGACAGAAACAATTGATTTCGATCGCCCGTGCGGTTGTCGTGAATCCGAGGATATTTGTGCTCGACGAAGCGACTTCCTCGGTCGACACCGAGACCGAGCAGCTGATCTCAAAGGTGATCTCAACCGTACTCGAAAACCGAACATCCTTCATCATCGCGCATCGGTTGTCCACAATAAAACATGCCGATTTGATTTTGATGGTTGACGACGGCAAAATCATCGAGCAGGGTACGCATCGCCAGCTGCTTCGTAAAAAGGGCCGTTATTACGCGCTCTACAGCCGCCAGTTCGAAAACGAAGAGCAGGGCAAAATCTTCGCCCGGACTTAATAAAAACAGGTATAACGATATTAAAAAACGACAGACATTTTGGATTTAAACCGATTCGCAAAGGTCTGTCGGACGATAAAAAGTTCGCCGAAAGCTGATA is a window of Oscillospiraceae bacterium DNA encoding:
- a CDS encoding ABC transporter ATP-binding protein — translated: MASEINQNNFDEYALSNKFEFKEWKRMLVFLGNHKRYLIPLLICTMITACVDALIPYFSRYAFNNFVGGNTTQGIQWFILLYAIAILIQVTGTIIFIRNSMNLDLRVGKDLRNACFEKLQRQSLSYFNVTPVGYLLSRVLNDTFSLGGMLAWGLADTVWTVSYLIFCSVSMFILNWKLALLVMVVLVGALVICQLMEKNILRLNREVRRTNAKLTASFNEDITGAKTIKTLAVEDSVCHSFDKINVEMRTKSLRARRLRSVFQPIILVLGTMILAVVISSGSGFAGDPEGLGTLAVFIAYALSIIDPISNITDFAVDLIALQVNVERINRLIDAEPLVKDRPEIVEKYGDIFEPKRENWEPIKGDIEFDDVTFRYPDGNVDVLSHFNLKIKSGSCIAIVGETGVGKSTLVNLACRFFEPTEGQVLIDGVDYRERSINWLHSSIGYVLQQPHLFSGTIKENIRYGNPDATDEEIIEAAKVACAHEFISKLKDGYDSNVGEGGDLLSTGQKQLISIARAVVVNPRIFVLDEATSSVDTETEQLISKVISTVLENRTSFIIAHRLSTIKHADLILMVDDGKIIEQGTHRQLLRKKGRYYALYSRQFENEEQGKIFART